One Balneola sp. DNA window includes the following coding sequences:
- a CDS encoding RND transporter → MKKKYLIPAIAFVLSLGAWFIFGGESTEAIELTTRPSQGEFVVDVTSTGELRAKNSTEITGPQGVREFRVNNLTIQRLIPEGTIVKEGDFIAELDRSEIMGKLQDAQLDLQSAESQVTQAQLDSTLELSQARDNLINLEFALEERQIEVDQSQYESPAVQRQAEISLDKARRQLAQETKNYQTKVKQNEAKLREVEAELTKKQNEIRKIRELMTQFTVYAPDQGMVIYRRNWDGSKITEGEQISAWSPVVAELPDFSVMESVTYINEVDIQKVALGQKVTIGLDAVPDKKLTGTVTDVANIGEQRKNYDSKVFEVIIEINERDSLLRPAMTTSNKILINRTNDALFVPLEAVHAVDSLSFVFKKDGIYPLMQQVELGEMNDNSVVIYNGVSIDDELYLTVPEDTAGVERKMLSEPITKR, encoded by the coding sequence ATGAAGAAAAAATATTTAATTCCGGCTATCGCATTTGTCCTCTCATTAGGGGCTTGGTTCATATTCGGAGGGGAAAGTACAGAAGCTATTGAGCTTACAACCCGCCCATCACAGGGTGAATTTGTTGTTGATGTAACGAGCACCGGAGAACTTCGAGCTAAAAATTCTACAGAAATAACCGGCCCTCAGGGCGTCCGCGAGTTTCGTGTAAATAACTTAACAATACAGCGTTTAATCCCAGAAGGAACCATCGTTAAAGAGGGGGACTTCATTGCGGAACTTGATCGTTCTGAAATCATGGGTAAACTTCAGGATGCACAACTTGATCTGCAAAGTGCTGAATCTCAGGTTACTCAGGCGCAGTTAGATAGTACGCTTGAGTTATCGCAGGCCAGGGATAATTTGATCAACCTGGAGTTTGCGTTAGAAGAACGCCAGATTGAGGTAGATCAGTCGCAGTATGAGTCACCTGCAGTACAGCGGCAAGCAGAGATTTCTTTAGATAAAGCACGGCGCCAGTTAGCCCAGGAGACAAAAAATTATCAGACTAAGGTAAAGCAGAATGAAGCTAAACTTCGTGAAGTAGAAGCTGAGCTCACCAAGAAACAAAATGAGATCAGAAAGATTAGGGAGTTAATGACTCAGTTTACCGTGTATGCTCCTGATCAAGGGATGGTGATATATCGCCGAAACTGGGACGGATCTAAGATTACAGAAGGAGAACAGATAAGTGCATGGAGTCCGGTAGTAGCCGAATTGCCTGATTTCTCGGTGATGGAATCTGTGACATATATCAACGAAGTGGACATTCAAAAAGTAGCGTTAGGCCAGAAAGTAACTATTGGGCTAGATGCAGTTCCGGATAAAAAGCTAACCGGTACCGTTACGGATGTAGCAAACATTGGAGAGCAAAGAAAAAATTATGACTCCAAAGTGTTTGAAGTAATAATTGAAATAAATGAGAGAGACAGTTTGCTGCGCCCGGCTATGACCACAAGCAACAAAATCCTGATCAACAGAACGAATGATGCTCTGTTTGTGCCACTCGAAGCTGTTCATGCCGTTGACTCTTTAAGCTTTGTATTTAAGAAAGACGGAATTTACCCATTGATGCAACAGGTGGAGTTAGGTGAGATGAACGACAACTCAGTAGTTATTTATAACGGGGTATCTATAGATGACGAGTTATATCTGACGGTGCCTGAAGATACCGCTGGTGTAGAGAGAAAGATGCTCAGTGAACCAATCACTAAGCGATAA